From Mucilaginibacter gotjawali:
AATATCGTAACCGGCGTAGGTTTTATTGGCGCCGGGGTTATTTTTAAGGACAATGTAGGCATTAGCGGCTTAACCACTGCGGCGGTAATATGGGTATCCGCTGGCATCGGGATGGTGATCGGTTCTGAACACTATATTTTAGGCGTAGTTTCGACTATCGTAGTTTTGATGGTATTGGTGACCTTTAGCTTACTGGAAGGATATATCGACAAAATTCACCGCGACAAATTATTTGTGATCGAATTCACCAATGGAGATTTTGAAAATGTCGAACATATCCGGAAGCTGATTGCCGCCAACGGTTTAAAGTTTAATACAGTCAACATTTCCAAAAAAGACGGCTGCCTGCAAGCCGCAATCTGGGTGACTGGCCATAAAATGGACCTGTCAAAGCTGGCTGAGATTCTTTTACAAATGCCGGAGATCAAGTCGTTTTAATTTTTTGAACGCATGAAGAAAACATATTCGTTCGGTGCCCTGTTGCTCATCTTATTGAGCTTTAATTTGTCATTTGCTCAATCCAAACTAAACGGGATTACCTCCCATTTTGATATTATAGTTTATGGTGGCACAGCTTCGGGTGTAATTGCTGCGTATACCGCCAA
This genomic window contains:
- a CDS encoding MgtC/SapB family protein, yielding MLHISDADLIKVGLAVLCGGLLGLERQYKNKIAGFRTIILICLGSTLFTIVAQTSGNLAAMNIVTGVGFIGAGVIFKDNVGISGLTTAAVIWVSAGIGMVIGSEHYILGVVSTIVVLMVLVTFSLLEGYIDKIHRDKLFVIEFTNGDFENVEHIRKLIAANGLKFNTVNISKKDGCLQAAIWVTGHKMDLSKLAEILLQMPEIKSF